The Carassius auratus strain Wakin unplaced genomic scaffold, ASM336829v1 scaf_tig00013391, whole genome shotgun sequence genome includes the window aaaaaatgatatattacCCATAACCTAAAACAACAGTATGCACCAACTACAGTTCACTAAATACAattccacttttttttaaatagtaaaactgATAATGTTTTACCCTGCTTTTTTCTCCCCATGGATAATTCCAGGAAATTTTCTGAAATGCATCTCATGCTTCTCATACGATTAATGTCATCCATAAAACATCTCTTTCCAGCGTGATAGGTCTTGGACTGTCCAAAGTTTGGATAAAAGCTCCATTCAGATGCAGACACCCTATTAGACTCTAAATGGAGATACCAAAAAACATAAATGATTCTGAAAAATTATCCCAGAATCTAATGACAAATTCCAAAGGAGTTAAAAATAGAGTTAAAAGTGTCTTAGATGTTACAGTCTTAGTGATTACTGTAATAAAGTCATAGGAAACTTTTCATGTACAGCTGCCAgtagagatctttttttttttttaatacttgagATAGAAGTTGCTGATCAAAGCCTGAGTCACGTGGGAAGGATCTCATCAGTTTCCTTTCATTGGGAAACTTTATGTCTTTGATGTGTGGAAATGAGGCGTCACTGTATCGAGGTTCAGGTATCCAGCACAACTGGGATTTCCAGTCAAGAACATATCTACAACCATTggtataattttaattaagtttataaGAAGAAACTCCTATGCATAAAAACATAGGATACACATAGACATTAGGTTTTAATTGATTTGAAATATTGACATTGGCTAGAGATGGAGCAAATCTCACAGCTAATGTAATGTTGTA containing:
- the LOC113073984 gene encoding spermatogenesis-associated serine-rich protein 1-like, with protein sequence TDFADSFWSFEKEQDFKPHVRHVERVLTEYVLDWKSQLCWIPEPRYSDASFPHIKDIKFPNERKLMRSFPQSNRVSASEWSFYPNFGQSKTYHAGKRCFMDDINRMRSMRCISENFLELSMGRKKQATDKCSTYPSTKVRPFLVPEYSPWLSYESSLRTATFGFENFTLERVKSGQNAMGFRQ